The Colletotrichum destructivum chromosome 7, complete sequence genome contains the following window.
ATCATAACCGTCTTCCCGCCGCAGGGCTCCTGACGCGAACCTCTCCAAAGAAGGGAGGCGTCGCGAAGTATGTCGCGAAGTATGTCGCGAAGTATGATTCCTGCCCCGCCAGGGGGAACACATCTGTCAACAAAAACGCGACGAAAGCGCCGATGGCGCCCGAGTTGTCGTTCCCGGCAGCCCGCCACCGTGTGGCGTTGAAGACGAAGGGATACATATGTGGATCcgctccgccgcccaggCGGCCGGCGTAGTGGTAGAGGTAGTTGGTGAGGAACACAGGCTCGTTGGAAATGTTAGCCAGTGCCGGAGTGTGGAAGTATTCGAGGCGGGAGACACATCCAGCTGATTAGGGTTGCGGTCGAGTGCGGGACGTCGCTGAGAGGCGGTAGGTCGTTGCTAGATGGAATtgtactgcggcgcggtttacgtTTGATGCTGCCAGATGCTTGCTACAATCTTCTCGCTCGGACTCGATGCCAGCGAGCAGAAGCCGGCAAGGTTCGAGCGGGCTATCGGGTCTTGAAGGCCCCAGGTTCCGTTTATGTACTTTTGTAGGAAACTCCCAGAGACTTCTGATACGGTTTCCACAGATTCTGCCAGGCGCCATATACTTGTTGTGAAGCCCCCGAGCCAGCGTCGCGGGACAATAGTCATTGTACGAACACTCCAAGAGTCCTCGACAAAGCGCCTGCTTACTCTCTCCCGTTCATGTCTGATAAGCATAGTGACGGTAGGGGAACTCGGAAAGGTTCATATGCAAGTAAACCTTTGTCGTGGACCCCGCGCGTCTGCTTTGAGAGACAAGTGGTATCGGGTTATGTATGATGGATCTCGTGGCAGCCCGAGATTGCCGAGTCCTTGAAAGCATGCAAAACTGGCTGCCAAGCACATATCATGATGTGGCGTGTTAGTGTTCCAGCTTGCAGCTCGCACATCTTGAACCGGATCTCCGCCTACGCACGCAtgcacgcacgcacgcacgcatTGCAGCGGAATTGAGCGAATGTCCGACTTTGGGGTTCATCGATGGGTGTTGTGATTCCATCCTTCTGGTCCATCTCAACCGAACGCTGCGAACCCAAGCCTCTTGTAAGTACTTCTACGAAGCCGACGTTGTCGCTTGAATAAATATTTTGGACTAGGATACAGTAGCCGATCAACCTGAACCCCCCTCTTAGCTCGTCCCCATTACAGGGGGTAGCTCCCATCCCCCTCCatctaggtacctacctacctaggaaCTTTGGAGTACCTACGTACCTGATGTAAGGTAGGCGCCTTTCTCTAACTAGGTATCTCGGGACTCGCTATCATTCACTCTACAATCTCCCGCCCTCATCCGAACttcgtctccttctctcAAACCAGACAAACTCAATGAGAGCGGTGCAGGATCCTCGAAGGGGCCCCTTGGAGGTTGTTCGCCCGAAACACTCAATGCTCCAGCTTGGCCCCCGGAAAATCACCCCGTCGATGGAGAAGGACACCTGGACCCTTTAATGCGACCCTCATCATTTCATCAGCCTTTTTCATCTTCATCCCCGTTCTCTTTGACCCTGTCTTAACCTTGTTTTTACTTCAGTCCTATTCCCGCCGAGGTTTCCAGTCATCTGCCAGTTTGTGAACCCAGAGACTCACAACCCCGATTTCACTGCTTGCCGCCTACACCATGTTGGACATATATCAGCTGAACCTCGCCGGCTTGCTCCTTGCCTGTGGCGCCCTCTTTGCCTCGGGAAGACAGGAAAAGCAAAAACTCGCTAGGAAAGATGTAAAGAAGGACgcgaagcagaagcagaagcagaagcggCAAGGCTCTCAATGGGCAttctacgtcgtctacgcCCTCGTCATGGGCTCGGACTGGCTGCAGGTAGCATTACTCACTCCCCAGCAAGCAGTATCGCAACGCTCACACTGAAATCGCCTTCAGGGCCCGTTCCTCTACTCGTTGTACACGAATGAACACCAAATTTCGTCAGAACTTGTCCCGACTCTCTTCACCACCGGCTTCGTCTCGGGCGCTGTGGCCGGTTACTTCATCGGCTCCCTCGCAGATCGCCACGGCCGCAAGGTCAgctgcctcttcttctgcgccgCCTACGCCCTCTCCTGTATCCTCACCACCATTCCCAGCATGACACTGCTCTTCCTAGGCCGCGTCCTGGGTGGCTTGGGCACCAGCCTGCTCTTCAGTGTCTTCGAGAGCTGGATGGTGACGGACTTCCACGCCCGCCGGCTGGGAGATCAGGGGTTGGACCTGTCGCGTACGTTTGGATTGATGAGCACCGTCAACAGTGTCGTGGCCATTGTGAGCGGCGTGGTAAGCGAGTGGCTCGTTTCCGCGACGGGGACACGCAAGGCGCCCTTTCTGGCCAGTGTGATCTTGTTAGTCGTTGCTTGCAGCGTCATTGCCAGTCAATGGGTAAGATGCACCGCCACTTTGCCTCCTTCATGCCACAGCTGACTGAGAGTAAAGGATGAAAACTACGGCTCGACAGGCCAAGCGTCGCCTTCGAAAGCATCAAGGAGCAAAACGGCCAGCCTCTGGTCCACCATGACCGACAAACGCG
Protein-coding sequences here:
- a CDS encoding Putative glycosyl hydrolase family 92, with translation MTIVPRRWLGGFTTSIWRLAESVETVSEVSGSFLQKYINGTWGLQDPIARSNLAGFCSLASSPSEKIPVFLTNYLYHYAGRLGGGADPHMYPFVFNATRWRAAGNDNSGAIGAFVAFLLTDVFPLAGQESYFATYFATYFATPPFFGENIYVQSARLYGEAFSRGWIGYDFLKQGRMLELVLV